Proteins from a single region of Roseburia sp. 831b:
- a CDS encoding glycoside hydrolase family 13 protein: MEYSAIFHDMDKRFCYAIDKDVFVIRVQVKKDDMKEIILHYEDKYIPMERKDTRKTISMKKVATSQFHDYYEAQLQMHLICLRYFFEFIDTHGEKVYYGNYEFNKDCITNRDRMFDCPQNLREEEMFEVPQWAANKVVYQIFPSRFAASQPVDKELWYKAPITHMDDLHGNLRGIIEHLDYIENLGIDILYMTPIFKSNSCHKYDTIDYYQVDPSFGTTEDLRELVQKAHERGMKVVLDAVYNHTGRDFFAFQDILEKGEKSRYLDWYFIDELPPKDEMGEIPNFKCFGYYGGMPKLNLKNPEVEKYITDVACYWIKECDIDGWRMDVGDEISHFFWKNFRKAIKAVKKDMLIIGEIWHYAGDFLEGDEWDTVMNYPFYLNMIDLLADTRINVSQFVQNLGYLKGRLNKKCYPLMWNLIDSHDTARFLHLCNDNKKKQHLAAAFQLLLPGMPMVYYGDEFAMPGANDPDCRRGMYWDGEYQDKEMFQWYKKLLQIRKTHTCVVEGELIEISAKDEEETIVMIRKNGEETIAMIFNCSTRMKEFNEYAQKYNLITDSVFDGKVEGLDAAVIKL; encoded by the coding sequence ATGGAGTATTCAGCAATTTTTCATGATATGGATAAAAGGTTCTGCTATGCGATTGATAAGGATGTATTCGTGATCCGTGTGCAGGTAAAAAAGGATGATATGAAGGAGATAATCCTTCACTATGAGGACAAGTATATACCAATGGAGCGCAAGGATACGCGAAAGACGATTTCTATGAAGAAGGTTGCCACTTCGCAGTTCCACGATTATTATGAAGCACAGCTTCAGATGCATTTGATATGTCTGCGCTATTTCTTTGAATTTATAGACACACATGGAGAGAAGGTATATTACGGCAATTATGAATTTAATAAGGACTGTATTACAAACAGGGACAGGATGTTTGACTGTCCGCAGAACCTTAGGGAGGAAGAGATGTTTGAGGTGCCACAGTGGGCAGCCAACAAGGTGGTATATCAGATTTTTCCATCCCGTTTTGCAGCGTCTCAGCCAGTAGACAAGGAGCTGTGGTATAAAGCACCGATTACACATATGGACGATTTACATGGCAATCTCAGAGGAATTATTGAACATCTGGATTATATTGAGAACCTGGGAATTGACATCTTGTATATGACACCTATCTTTAAATCAAATTCGTGCCATAAGTACGATACCATTGATTATTATCAGGTTGATCCTTCCTTTGGAACAACAGAGGATCTTAGGGAGCTGGTACAAAAAGCACATGAGCGTGGAATGAAAGTAGTTCTGGATGCGGTATACAATCATACAGGAAGAGATTTTTTTGCATTTCAGGATATTCTGGAAAAGGGCGAAAAATCCAGATATCTGGATTGGTATTTTATTGATGAACTGCCGCCTAAAGATGAAATGGGAGAGATTCCAAACTTCAAATGTTTTGGTTATTATGGCGGAATGCCAAAGCTGAATCTGAAGAATCCTGAGGTCGAAAAATACATTACAGATGTTGCTTGTTATTGGATTAAGGAATGCGACATTGATGGATGGAGAATGGACGTAGGTGATGAAATCAGTCATTTTTTCTGGAAAAATTTTCGAAAGGCAATTAAGGCAGTAAAGAAGGATATGCTGATAATTGGAGAAATATGGCATTATGCAGGAGATTTCCTTGAGGGAGATGAATGGGATACTGTCATGAATTACCCATTTTACCTGAATATGATAGACCTGCTTGCAGATACCAGGATTAATGTCAGCCAGTTTGTACAGAACCTTGGCTATCTGAAGGGCCGCTTAAATAAAAAATGTTATCCTCTTATGTGGAACCTGATTGACAGTCATGATACAGCAAGATTTTTACATCTATGTAATGATAATAAGAAAAAACAGCATCTGGCGGCAGCCTTTCAGTTGTTATTGCCGGGAATGCCTATGGTATATTATGGAGATGAGTTTGCAATGCCGGGAGCAAACGATCCGGATTGCAGACGAGGTATGTACTGGGATGGAGAATACCAGGACAAAGAGATGTTTCAATGGTATAAAAAGCTTTTGCAGATTCGAAAAACACATACCTGCGTTGTAGAAGGTGAATTGATTGAGATAAGCGCAAAAGATGAGGAAGAGACAATTGTTATGATTAGA
- a CDS encoding DUF4300 family protein, with amino-acid sequence MKRQNKIKTIIQLSAIVMLLCSMMLSACTAAQKQKIPVATYMGGNDTIKEVCREMEDAGASNVDVFQEWVVDFAASAGSNAKLEDAWSNPEKMRADTGKCMDGWEQNHDYSDSNCRMTAFLLLDGLLHAETMESSYNGSYLMFDTEAIDNVDRYEIIKENRDMFTTLYGEKSLTDENHPETTFSDNWQHYGFQIDSDRISLLSIAIYDPDSDVVFVGHTGILIKYSDYYLFVEKIAFEQPYQATKVHNMDELLHILSLRPEYFGEEGEIGPFVYCNGEYIGTLKKNI; translated from the coding sequence TTGAAAAGACAAAATAAAATCAAAACAATAATTCAATTATCCGCTATTGTTATGCTCTTATGCAGTATGATGCTAAGTGCATGTACAGCAGCACAGAAACAGAAGATACCTGTTGCCACTTATATGGGCGGAAACGATACCATTAAAGAGGTCTGCAGGGAAATGGAAGATGCGGGAGCCTCTAATGTAGATGTGTTCCAGGAGTGGGTAGTTGATTTTGCAGCTTCTGCAGGGAGTAATGCAAAGCTGGAGGATGCGTGGTCTAATCCTGAAAAAATGAGGGCAGATACAGGAAAATGTATGGATGGCTGGGAACAGAATCATGATTATTCAGACAGTAACTGCAGAATGACAGCTTTTCTTTTGCTGGATGGGCTGCTTCATGCAGAAACGATGGAAAGCAGCTATAATGGCAGCTATTTAATGTTTGATACAGAAGCGATAGATAATGTGGATAGATATGAGATTATAAAAGAAAATAGAGATATGTTTACTACACTCTATGGCGAAAAGAGTCTTACGGATGAAAACCATCCGGAAACCACATTTTCCGACAACTGGCAGCATTATGGATTTCAAATAGATAGTGATAGAATATCTCTTCTCAGCATAGCAATATATGACCCGGATTCGGATGTTGTTTTCGTAGGTCACACCGGTATTCTTATAAAATACAGTGACTACTATTTATTTGTAGAAAAAATTGCATTTGAACAGCCATATCAGGCAACAAAGGTGCATAATATGGATGAGCTGCTTCATATTCTGTCATTGAGACCAGAATATTTCGGCGAAGAAGGAGAAATTGGACCGTTTGTGTATTGTAACGGAGAATATATTGGAACATTAAAGAAAAATATTTAA
- a CDS encoding MFS transporter — protein MIRKKNIGIMYAISFLQGMVFYSAVATLYRQAAGISVFQITLMESISLALSVLLELPWGIIAEKIGYKHTMVICCLLYFLSKVVFYEANGFGMFLLERILLSIVIAGLSGVDESILYLSSEEAKVQRIFGIYSSIGTAGMLIAAGVYSLFLSGNYRLSALLTAVVYGIATIFCLFLDEVKEPEKEEKSSVIEFWQILKETIGRKELLCFLVSVALFSEMQQTITVFLNQLQYVRCGMTDNAIGWAYAVMTVAGLTGAWSDKLTVRLGKRKTGVLLLGLGLVCCLFLAFSTNAMVSVLAIICVRVAFSLMLPLVSLLENEQVHHENRATALSINAVMMDGVAIATNLIFGKLADESVSHAMIAGAVFCLVAVIGFSYSCKKFRQESRL, from the coding sequence ATGATAAGAAAAAAGAATATAGGAATTATGTATGCCATCTCCTTTTTGCAGGGTATGGTTTTTTACAGTGCGGTTGCGACGTTGTACCGTCAGGCTGCTGGAATCAGTGTATTCCAGATAACATTAATGGAAAGCATTTCGCTTGCACTAAGTGTGCTGTTAGAGCTCCCATGGGGCATAATTGCGGAAAAGATAGGGTATAAGCATACGATGGTTATCTGCTGTCTGCTTTATTTTCTGTCAAAAGTAGTGTTTTACGAGGCAAATGGATTTGGCATGTTTTTGCTGGAACGGATTCTTTTAAGTATTGTAATAGCAGGATTGTCGGGAGTAGATGAAAGTATTCTCTATTTATCCAGTGAGGAAGCAAAAGTACAGAGAATTTTTGGAATATACAGCAGCATAGGAACGGCAGGTATGCTGATTGCAGCTGGTGTGTACAGCCTGTTTTTAAGTGGAAATTACCGCTTAAGTGCACTTTTAACAGCGGTTGTGTATGGAATCGCCACTATTTTTTGCCTGTTTTTGGATGAGGTAAAAGAACCGGAGAAAGAGGAAAAAAGTTCGGTCATTGAATTCTGGCAGATCTTAAAAGAAACGATTGGGCGAAAAGAATTGTTGTGTTTTCTGGTTTCGGTTGCACTGTTTAGTGAGATGCAGCAGACCATTACCGTATTTTTGAATCAGCTGCAATATGTTCGTTGTGGAATGACGGATAACGCAATAGGGTGGGCATACGCGGTAATGACGGTTGCAGGATTGACGGGAGCCTGGTCTGACAAGCTGACCGTGCGCCTTGGAAAAAGAAAAACGGGTGTGCTGTTACTTGGATTAGGACTGGTGTGCTGCCTGTTTTTGGCTTTTTCTACAAATGCAATGGTATCGGTACTTGCTATTATTTGCGTCCGTGTAGCATTTTCTTTGATGCTGCCGCTTGTAAGCCTTTTGGAAAATGAGCAGGTACATCACGAAAACCGGGCCACAGCGCTTAGCATTAACGCTGTTATGATGGATGGTGTTGCAATTGCAACGAACTTGATTTTTGGGAAATTAGCGGATGAGAGTGTCAGTCACGCCATGATAGCAGGAGCAGTCTTTTGCCTGGTTGCAGTGATAGGATTTTCTTATAGCTGTAAGAAGTTTAGGCAGGAAAGCCGCTTATAA
- a CDS encoding LCP family protein: MKKKKWVCLGIVLAIVVIIIAVPALFVEQKLNKMEHTGEIAEEELSINELDEETQDILDGYTNIALFGLDNRSNGSYKSGNSDSIMIVSINNDTKEVKLVSLYRDSYLNVYDNSFQKCNAAYAKGGPEYAIAMMNQNLDLNIKDYVAVDFNALSEVVDLLGGIEIELTNQEAENMKVYIDELMKVTGKKSSYVSGGTRTLDGIQATAYCRVRNTVGDDFKRAQRQRTVLSLMFEKAKKSDIFTINKIVDAVMDDISTSYSSADILELAAGIAQYQLADSSGFPFSHYPMTLGKKGQVVVPTTLESNVIQLHSYLFGDTDYEVSETIQELSKKIQSDTGVSESDGVTFSGDYLEESEDTEEE; this comes from the coding sequence ATGAAGAAAAAGAAATGGGTTTGTCTGGGGATTGTACTTGCAATTGTGGTGATTATCATTGCAGTTCCTGCGTTGTTTGTAGAACAGAAACTGAATAAGATGGAACACACCGGAGAGATTGCGGAAGAGGAATTGTCGATTAATGAATTGGATGAAGAGACACAGGATATTTTAGACGGATATACAAACATTGCGCTGTTTGGTCTGGATAACCGCTCGAATGGAAGCTACAAGTCTGGAAACAGTGACAGTATCATGATTGTAAGCATCAATAATGACACCAAAGAAGTGAAGCTTGTTTCGTTATACCGGGATTCTTATCTGAATGTTTATGATAACTCCTTCCAAAAGTGTAATGCAGCTTACGCAAAGGGCGGACCTGAGTATGCGATTGCGATGATGAACCAGAACCTTGATTTGAATATCAAGGATTATGTTGCAGTCGATTTTAATGCATTATCGGAAGTGGTAGACTTGTTAGGCGGCATTGAAATTGAGCTTACCAACCAGGAAGCCGAGAACATGAAGGTATACATTGACGAGCTGATGAAGGTAACCGGCAAAAAATCTAGTTATGTATCGGGTGGAACCCGCACTTTAGATGGGATTCAGGCAACGGCATATTGCAGGGTGCGCAATACCGTAGGAGATGACTTTAAGCGTGCACAAAGACAAAGAACCGTGCTTTCATTGATGTTTGAAAAAGCGAAGAAATCCGATATTTTTACAATTAATAAGATTGTAGATGCGGTGATGGACGACATCAGTACAAGTTATTCTTCCGCCGATATTTTAGAGCTTGCGGCAGGAATTGCGCAGTATCAGCTTGCAGATTCGTCTGGATTCCCATTTTCCCATTATCCGATGACCTTGGGCAAAAAAGGTCAGGTGGTTGTACCGACTACATTGGAGAGCAACGTCATACAACTACATTCTTATTTGTTTGGTGATACAGATTATGAGGTATCTGAAACGATTCAGGAACTCAGTAAGAAAATTCAGAGCGATACAGGAGTATCTGAGAGCGATGGAGTAACCTTTTCCGGTGATTATTTAGAGGAATCCGAAGATACAGAGGAAGAGTAG
- a CDS encoding response regulator — translation MRVLKNKSYQGKKAWLRKAATVILIMMLCSFFAYPVTTMAQEATEAGQEQKVIRVGYYIAPGFQDYDEKTQTYSGCSYEYLMAIQQYTGWKYEFVPVEFAEGVEMLENGELDLMNNVSKTSYREQTLGFSDYASGTNYGCILVDQDNTDYAYNDYESFQNMKVGILSTSIFRGYFDDFCKEHDLHPQIFYFDTGDEMTQALKNGIIDARVVSSSYGDGSRIVAEFAPMDYYFAVPKDEEDVLEELNDAMTRIKIDMPNFQQEMERHYQSRQEEQTVVLSSQEKEFLKENSVITVAVGGSWYPMISFDEKGNCSGSLVDIYDRISEATGLQFRFVAYPSYTDALNAIKSGETDMIVDFPYDFVFANQWNVELSDVVNEMNVYRVVNENHNSSDIKRIAVYGQPYLEKQIYKIYGDTVSYDEYDNAEDALEAVLDGKADCTFMNYFTSTAFQNRGKYISLKYILIPSMQYQLGLGMSNKTDGCLKSIIGKGIQSISDEDIDAIFQGAANTSPALDFETLFYEKPQVFIVVIALFIAAIGVCLVVLFYSSRMKKKNIELERAKTAQSSFLSRMSHDMRTPMNVILGLSYLMEKEQNMDTLKGYIPQLQESSEFLLQLINDVLDVNKIESGNLTINPHECDEKGVFDSIINMMQPLIAEKHLEFHFEKKEPEWYQMMIDEQRVKQIFINLLNNAVKFTPQGGKIEFIMERVEQTDEMIRNKFIVRDTGIGISKDFLPHILEPFKQENTNEDYTMGTGLGLPIAKQLIEMMGGTISISSKKGCGTTITLFLNMPLVKKKKEEISITPAPKAAKRTEPPEVLRPGFQILLCEDHPLNAKIATKLLEQQKAVVTWAKDGKEGVTLFQQSKPGTYDVILMDIRMPEMDGLEATRRIRALDREDATQIPIIAMSANAYEEDVKKSLEAGMNAHLAKPIEPRKIYEQIQFYTRDIKKNHAG, via the coding sequence ATGAGAGTATTAAAGAATAAATCATACCAGGGAAAAAAGGCATGGCTTAGAAAAGCTGCAACCGTCATATTGATTATGATGCTGTGCAGCTTTTTTGCGTACCCGGTTACCACAATGGCGCAGGAGGCAACAGAAGCGGGGCAGGAACAAAAAGTAATCCGTGTAGGATATTACATAGCACCCGGCTTTCAGGATTATGATGAGAAAACACAGACTTACAGCGGATGCAGTTATGAGTATCTGATGGCAATTCAGCAGTACACAGGATGGAAATATGAATTTGTTCCGGTGGAGTTTGCAGAGGGCGTGGAAATGCTTGAAAATGGTGAGCTTGACCTGATGAACAATGTTTCCAAAACATCGTACAGGGAGCAGACACTTGGTTTTTCCGATTACGCCTCAGGAACCAACTACGGTTGTATTTTAGTTGATCAGGACAATACTGATTATGCATACAATGACTATGAGTCGTTTCAGAATATGAAAGTAGGAATTCTTTCCACCAGTATTTTCAGGGGATATTTTGACGATTTTTGTAAAGAACATGACCTGCATCCGCAGATTTTCTATTTTGATACAGGGGATGAGATGACACAGGCATTGAAAAATGGTATCATTGATGCAAGGGTTGTCTCAAGCAGTTATGGCGATGGAAGCCGGATTGTCGCCGAGTTTGCACCGATGGACTACTATTTTGCGGTGCCAAAGGACGAAGAAGATGTCTTAGAAGAGTTAAACGATGCGATGACGCGAATCAAGATTGATATGCCGAATTTCCAGCAGGAGATGGAGCGTCATTATCAGTCCAGACAGGAAGAACAGACGGTTGTACTGTCCAGTCAGGAAAAAGAATTTTTAAAGGAAAATTCGGTTATAACGGTTGCCGTGGGAGGTTCCTGGTATCCGATGATTTCCTTTGATGAAAAAGGAAACTGCAGTGGCTCATTGGTCGATATCTACGACAGGATTTCGGAAGCGACCGGATTGCAGTTTCGGTTTGTCGCTTATCCAAGTTACACGGATGCGCTAAATGCCATCAAATCAGGGGAGACGGATATGATTGTCGATTTCCCGTACGATTTTGTATTTGCGAATCAGTGGAACGTAGAATTATCGGATGTGGTAAACGAGATGAATGTCTACCGTGTGGTGAATGAGAATCACAATTCATCTGATATCAAAAGAATTGCGGTGTACGGCCAGCCCTATCTGGAGAAGCAGATATACAAGATATATGGGGATACCGTTTCCTATGACGAATATGACAATGCAGAGGATGCCCTGGAGGCTGTATTGGATGGAAAAGCCGACTGTACATTTATGAATTATTTTACCTCGACAGCATTCCAGAATCGTGGAAAATATATTTCTTTGAAATATATTCTGATTCCGTCGATGCAGTACCAGTTGGGGTTAGGAATGTCTAACAAAACGGATGGCTGTTTAAAATCAATTATTGGAAAAGGAATTCAAAGCATTTCAGATGAAGATATCGATGCAATTTTTCAAGGGGCAGCAAATACCAGCCCGGCATTGGATTTTGAGACACTGTTTTATGAGAAACCCCAGGTTTTTATTGTTGTGATTGCACTTTTTATTGCGGCAATCGGAGTCTGTCTGGTAGTACTTTTCTATTCGAGCCGGATGAAAAAGAAAAATATTGAGCTGGAACGTGCAAAAACGGCGCAAAGTTCCTTTTTATCCAGAATGAGCCACGATATGAGAACGCCGATGAATGTGATTTTAGGACTGTCCTATCTGATGGAAAAAGAGCAGAATATGGATACCTTAAAAGGGTATATTCCACAATTGCAGGAGTCGAGCGAATTTTTATTGCAGCTCATTAACGATGTGTTGGATGTCAATAAGATTGAAAGCGGAAATCTGACCATCAATCCGCATGAATGTGATGAAAAAGGTGTATTTGATTCGATTATCAATATGATGCAGCCGTTGATTGCAGAGAAACATTTAGAGTTCCATTTTGAAAAGAAAGAACCGGAATGGTACCAGATGATGATTGATGAGCAAAGAGTCAAACAGATTTTTATTAATCTGCTCAACAATGCGGTAAAATTCACACCGCAGGGTGGAAAGATTGAATTCATCATGGAGCGTGTGGAACAGACAGACGAAATGATACGCAACAAGTTTATTGTGCGTGATACTGGAATTGGAATCAGCAAAGACTTTTTACCACATATCTTAGAACCGTTCAAGCAGGAAAACACAAACGAAGATTATACAATGGGAACCGGACTGGGGCTTCCAATCGCAAAACAGCTGATTGAAATGATGGGAGGAACGATTTCCATTTCCAGTAAAAAAGGATGTGGCACAACGATTACGTTGTTCTTAAATATGCCACTTGTGAAGAAGAAAAAGGAAGAAATAAGCATTACACCAGCACCAAAAGCGGCAAAGAGAACAGAGCCGCCGGAAGTTTTAAGACCGGGATTCCAGATTCTTTTGTGTGAGGATCATCCGCTAAATGCCAAGATTGCAACGAAGCTGTTAGAGCAGCAAAAAGCGGTTGTAACGTGGGCAAAGGATGGAAAAGAGGGCGTGACATTGTTCCAGCAGTCAAAACCGGGAACTTATGATGTTATCTTAATGGATATCAGAATGCCGGAGATGGACGGGCTGGAGGCAACAAGGCGCATCCGTGCCTTAGACAGAGAGGATGCCACGCAGATTCCAATTATTGCAATGTCGGCGAATGCCTATGAGGAGGATGTCAAAAAATCCTTGGAGGCAGGAATGAATGCACATCTTGCAAAGCCGATTGAACCAAGGAAGATTTACGAACAGATTCAATTTTATACGCGCGATATCAAAAAAAATCATGCCGGATAG